A portion of the Pseudarthrobacter defluvii genome contains these proteins:
- a CDS encoding uracil-xanthine permease family protein: MSMLGIKWKLHGTGKNIKPGQVVAPDERLAWPLTVGVGMQHVVAMFGATFLVPIITGMPPATTLFFSGIGTLLFLVITKGRVPSYLGSSFAFIAPITASQAQFGVPGALGGVVLAGTTLALVGAVVQKFGAGWINRLMPPIVTGAIVALIGLNLAPAAKQNFDAAPITALVTLVTIILVSVLFRGILGRLSILVGVVVGYIVAMLRGEVKYDKMDAAAWVGLPHFQTPEFHIGVLGLFVPVVLVLVAENIGHVKSVAAMTGQNLDGVSGRALMADGAATMLAGFGGGSGTTTYAENIGVMAATKVYSTAAYWVAGMFAVLLSFSPKFGELIATVPAGVLGGAATMLYGMIGILGVKIWVQNKVNFSNPINLTTAAVALIIGIADYTWTIGDLKFTGIALGSAAALAIYHGMKAIANARGTVAEPETEQGVLPPAAKAAMKAAAKRAPKKR; encoded by the coding sequence TGGTGGCCATGTTCGGCGCCACCTTCCTGGTTCCCATCATCACCGGGATGCCGCCGGCCACCACACTGTTCTTCTCCGGCATCGGCACGCTGCTGTTCCTGGTGATCACCAAGGGCCGGGTTCCCAGCTACCTGGGCTCAAGCTTTGCGTTCATCGCCCCCATCACCGCGTCCCAGGCGCAGTTCGGCGTCCCCGGAGCCTTGGGCGGCGTGGTGCTGGCAGGCACCACCCTGGCCCTGGTGGGTGCGGTGGTGCAGAAGTTCGGCGCCGGCTGGATCAACCGGCTGATGCCGCCCATCGTCACCGGTGCCATCGTGGCGCTGATCGGCCTGAACCTGGCCCCCGCCGCCAAGCAGAACTTCGACGCCGCCCCCATCACCGCCCTGGTCACTTTGGTGACCATCATCCTGGTCAGCGTCCTGTTCCGCGGGATCCTGGGCCGGCTCAGCATCCTGGTCGGCGTGGTGGTGGGCTACATCGTGGCCATGCTCCGCGGCGAGGTGAAGTACGACAAGATGGACGCCGCCGCCTGGGTAGGCCTGCCGCACTTCCAGACCCCCGAGTTCCACATCGGCGTCCTGGGGCTGTTCGTCCCCGTGGTCCTGGTGCTGGTGGCGGAGAACATCGGCCATGTGAAGTCGGTTGCGGCCATGACGGGGCAGAACCTCGACGGCGTCTCCGGACGCGCGCTGATGGCCGACGGCGCCGCCACCATGCTGGCCGGCTTCGGCGGCGGCTCCGGCACCACCACCTATGCGGAAAACATCGGCGTCATGGCGGCCACCAAGGTGTATTCGACGGCGGCCTACTGGGTGGCGGGCATGTTCGCCGTCCTGCTCAGCTTCTCCCCGAAGTTCGGCGAACTGATCGCCACCGTCCCGGCAGGCGTGTTGGGCGGCGCGGCCACCATGCTCTACGGCATGATCGGCATCCTGGGCGTGAAGATCTGGGTCCAGAACAAGGTGAACTTCTCCAACCCCATCAACCTGACCACAGCCGCCGTCGCCCTGATCATCGGCATCGCGGACTACACCTGGACCATCGGCGACCTGAAGTTCACCGGCATCGCCCTCGGTTCCGCTGCCGCACTGGCGATCTACCACGGCATGAAGGCGATTGCGAACGCACGGGGAACCGTGGCCGAACCCGAAACGGAACAGGGCGTCCTGCCTCCCGCGGCCAAGGCCGCGATGAAGGCAGCCGCGAAACGGGCACCGAAAAAGCGATAA